Proteins found in one Gigantopelta aegis isolate Gae_Host chromosome 12, Gae_host_genome, whole genome shotgun sequence genomic segment:
- the LOC121385790 gene encoding signal peptide, CUB and EGF-like domain-containing protein 2 translates to MLPEPRKENTTMLPEPSRENTTLLPEPRKENTTMLPDTHECQTGKALCDIHADCTDTPESYTCTCRDGYTGDGRSCTDIDECLVQTSCGTNADCNNTDGSYTCTCLNGYSEVGQTCAGINLMLSADRSVVKEGDRVELTCRANNADDLDTIIYFKRGSAGQQLSICQIQQQGSTCWTTHFQYNSGYNCSCGRQKIGVIIPTNITR, encoded by the exons ATGCTCCCTG AACCAAGGAAAGAAAACACAACCATGCTCCCTG AACCAAGCAGAGAAAACACAACATTGCTCCCCG AACCAAGGAAAGAAAACACAACCATGCTCCCTG ACACGCACGAATGTCAGACTGGAAAGGCTTTATGCGATATCCATGCTGACTGCACGGATACACCGGAAtcgtatacatgtacctgtcgAGATGGATATACTGGAGATGGACGGTCATGTACAG ATATTGACGAATGTCTTGTACAGACGTCGTGTGGTACCAATGCCGACTGCAACAATACAGATGGATCATACACCTGTACGTGTTTGAATGGATATTCTGAAGTTGGACAAACGTGTGCAG GAATCAATCTTATGTTATCTGCAGACAGATCTGTTGTGAAGGAAGGCGATCGAGTAGAGCTAACATGTCGTGCGAATAACGCAGATGACCTGGATACCATCATATACTTTAAACGAGGATCAGCTGGACAGCAACTTTCAATTTGTCAGATACAACAACAAGGCTCAACATGTTGGACCACACATTTTCAATACAATTCAGGGTATAATTGCAGTTGTGGTAGGCAAAAGATTGGGGTAATTATCCCAACAAATATTACGAGATGA